One stretch of Halapricum desulfuricans DNA includes these proteins:
- a CDS encoding ZIP family metal transporter, translating to MVAFSEVFYWIAAFAVVAALVNSAGIVAIVRHRERAERSLPYLMCFAAGILITTPLVHALPNAVANNADAGITALGGFLFMFLSNRVIKHYTSEETLAFGVTAAEGIGIHSLVDGVVYTVTFNVSLLTGVLAGTGLVVHEFAEGAITYLVLLKGEVSDRTAATYAFFIAALTTPIGAFVAYPLVSGLGSDDLGLLLGFVSGVLIYVSAAHLLPEAQTYETEHSMVALLAGVGLALFVVFARAA from the coding sequence ATGGTAGCGTTCTCGGAGGTGTTCTACTGGATCGCGGCGTTCGCCGTCGTTGCGGCACTGGTCAATAGCGCGGGTATCGTCGCGATAGTTCGACACCGAGAACGGGCCGAACGCTCGCTCCCGTATCTGATGTGCTTTGCCGCGGGTATTCTCATCACGACGCCGCTGGTTCACGCCCTGCCGAACGCGGTCGCGAACAACGCCGATGCAGGCATCACCGCTCTGGGCGGGTTCCTCTTCATGTTTCTCTCAAATCGGGTCATCAAGCACTACACCAGCGAGGAAACGCTCGCGTTCGGCGTAACGGCGGCTGAGGGCATCGGAATCCACTCGCTGGTCGACGGCGTCGTCTACACCGTCACGTTCAACGTGTCACTGCTGACCGGCGTGCTCGCCGGGACCGGACTGGTCGTCCACGAGTTCGCGGAGGGAGCGATCACCTATCTCGTCTTGCTGAAAGGCGAGGTGAGCGACCGGACCGCGGCAACGTACGCTTTCTTCATCGCGGCGCTGACGACGCCGATCGGCGCGTTCGTCGCCTATCCGCTGGTGAGTGGACTGGGGTCGGACGACCTGGGCCTGCTCCTCGGATTCGTCTCCGGCGTGTTGATCTACGTCTCGGCGGCACATCTCCTTCCCGAGGCCCAGACCTACGAGACGGAGCACTCGATGGTCGCGCTCCTCGCCGGCGTCGGTCTCGCGCTGTTCGTCGTCTTCGCCCGGGCGGCGTGA